A section of the Ictalurus punctatus breed USDA103 chromosome 8, Coco_2.0, whole genome shotgun sequence genome encodes:
- the LOC108269305 gene encoding transmembrane 9 superfamily member 2 isoform X1, producing the protein MKTLDLCFRLVCSFIAISTVSGFYLPGLAPVNFCEEDKKTGDCQSEIQLFVNRLDSVESVLPYEYNVFDFCKDEMEKRPSENLGQVLFGERIETSPYKFKFRKDEPCHIVCKKTYDSSKQEDKANLDFLKRGMELNYQHHWIVDNMPVTWCYYVEDNQKYCNPGFPIGCLVTFDGRSKDACVLSSEFNKKNTFYLFNHVDITITYHSGENESWTGARLVGARLEPKSIKHGEESSRTCDGPPMDIPKEFSSNLEVIYSYSVKFENTDQIKWASRWDYILVSMPHTNIQWFSIMNSLVIVLFLSGMVAMIMLRTLHKDIARYNQVDQADLVKIHLQSGIVYEDAQEESGWKQVHGDVFRPPRSGMLLSVFLGQGTQIFIMTFITLFLACLGFLSPANRGALMTCAVVLWVLLGTPAGYVSARLYKSFGGDKWKTNVLLTALLCPGIVFADFFLMNLILWVEGSSAAIPFSILVAILALWFGISVPLTFVGAYVGFKKPVIEVPVRTNQIPRQIPTQSFFTKPVPGIIMGGILPFGCIFIQLFFILNSIWSHQMYYMFGFLFLVFIILLITCSEATVLLCYFHLCAEDYHWWWRSFLTSGFTAVYLFIYAVHYFFSKLQIQGAASTILYFGYTMIMVLIFFLFTGTIGFFACFWFVNKIYSVVKVD; encoded by the exons GTTTGATTTTTGCAAAGATGAAATGGAGAAGAGGCCCTCAGAAAACCTCGGGCAGGTGCTGTTCGGGGAGAGAATTGAGACCTCACCGTACAAG ttcaaATTCAGGAAAGATGAGCCTTGCCACATAGTGTGCAAAAAAACATATGATTCATCTAAACAGGAAGATAAAGCTAATTTGGACTTTCTTAAGAGAGGCATGGAGCTGAATTACCAGCATCACTG GATTGTTGACAACATGCCTGTAACATGGTGTTATTATGTGGAGGACAATCAAAAGTACTGTAATCCTGGCTTTCCCATTGGTTGCTTAGTAACCTTCGATGGACGATCTAAGGATGCATGTGTTCTCAGC TCGGAGTTCAACAAGAAGAATACTTTCTACCTCTTCAACCATGTGGATATCACCATAACTTACCACAGTGGGGAAAATGAGAGTTGGACAGGTGCTCGGCTAGTTGGTGCTCGACTGGAGCCAAAAAG CATTAAACACGGTGAGGAAAGCAGCCGGACATGTGACGGGCCGCCCATGGACATACCAAAAGAGTTCAGTAGTAATCTGGAAGTGATCTACTCTTATTCAGTCAAGTTTGAG AACACAGATCAGATCAAATGGGCTTCAAGGTGGGATTACATTTTGGTGTCCATGCCTCATACAAACATCCAGTGGTTTAG CATCATGAACTCTCTCGTCATTGTGCTCTTCCTCTCTGGCATGGTGGCCATGATCATGCTGAGAACACTTCACAAGGACATCGCCAGGTACAACCAGGTGGACCAG GCAGACTTGGTTAAGATCCACCTACAGTCAGGCATTGTATAT GAGGATGCCCAGGAGGAGTCAGGGTGGAAGCAGGTACATGGGGATGTGTTCAGACCGCCCAGGAGTGGCATGCTACTCTCTGTCTTTCTAGGGCAGGGCACACAGATTTTCATCATGACCTTCATAACGCTCT TTCTAGCGTGCCTTGGATTTTTGTCTCCAGCGAACAGAGGAGCCCTTATGACCTGTGCAGTGGTGCTGTGGGTTCTGCTGGGCACACCTGCCGGATATGTATCAGCCAGATTGTACAAGA gTTTTGGTGGTGACAAatggaaaacaaatgttttattgaCCGCACTTTTGTGTCCTGG CATTGTGTTTGCGGATTTCTTCTTGATGAATCTGATTCTGTGGGTGGAGGGCTCATCTGCTGCCATCCCATTCTCAATACTGGTAGCTATCCTGGCACTGTGGTTTGGTATTTCCGTTCCTCTCACCTTTGTAGGTGCATACGTCGGCTTCAAAAAACCG GTGATTGAAGTGCCAGTGCGAACAAACCAGATCCCACGGCAAATCCCAACGCAGTCCTTTTTtaccaaacctgttccaggcATCATCATGGGTGGCATCCTGCCCTTCGGCTGCATTTTCATCCAACTCTTCTTCATTCTCAACAGCATCTG GTCTCATCAGATGTATTATATGTTTGGCTTCCTGTTCCTGGTGTTTATTATCCTCCTCATCACATGTTCAGAAGCCACGGTTCTGCTCTGCTACTTTCATTTGTGTGCTGAG GATTATCACTGGTGGTGGCGATCATTCCTCACTAGTGGATTTACTGCGGTTTATCTCTTCATCTATGCTgtacattatttcttttccaaaCTTCAAATCCAGGGAGCTGCCAGTACTATACTTTACTTTGGCTACACCATGATCATGGTTCTCATATTCTTCCTCTTCACAG GCACCATTGGCTTTTTTGCCTGCTTCTggtttgtaaataaaatctacaGTGTGGTGAAGGTGGACTAA
- the gpr101 gene encoding probable G-protein coupled receptor 101, which yields MPTMQDPSMNYNLSAVPWDPGALQPPSMTNSAVKMVAISAIVCMSLFGNVVVLLVFQRKPQLLHVANRFVLNLLLADLLQTVFVMPFVIAATVPEVWPLDTRLCQALVVLMHLFAFTGVNTIIVVSVDRYLAIIHPLSYPTRMTPHLGTNLIALTWLVSLLQSTPPLYGWGAIDFDRHHNACIMVWSSSQSYSVLVATLSFWLPVAIMLGCYWMVFRAARRQNALVHPVQTNHPPDSGSSPHRQLQQLQQEGSFSATNPARNRHRRFHYHCKAARVVFVIMASYVLSMGPYSVLSTISISSRTAVPPWLASLALVLFFLQCCLHPYIYGYMHRSVRKEFLALLCGPRCGQTRPGRGSAVDSCFTVTDGRSAQMHIPSHMTRICSLQTWEEGTTSSSPVARISRESQKETTSVSLTSGRELTLQSTK from the coding sequence ATGCCCACAATGCAGGATCCTAGCATGAATTACAACTTGAGTGCGGTGCCCTGGGACCCTGGTGCCCTCCAGCCACCTTCGATGACAAACAGTGCTGTGAAGATGGTGGCCATATCAGCTATTGTGTGCATGTCTCTCTTTGGCAATGTGGTGGTACTGCTGGTGTTCCAAAGAAAGCCACAGCTGCTGCATGTGGCCAACCGCTTCGTGCTCAACCTACTGCTGGCTGATCTGCTGCAAACGGTGTTTGTCATGCCATTTGTTATCGCCGCCACCGTACCTGAGGTCTGGCCACTGGACACCCGTCTGTGTCAAGCCCTGGTGGTGCTCATGCACCTTTTTGCTTTCACTGGGGTAAACACTATTATCGTCGTGTCAGTGGACCGCTACCTGGCCATTATCCACCCGCTGTCATATCCAACACGCATGACACCTCACCTGGGCACTAACCTGATCGCTCTTACCTGGCTGGTGAGCCTGCTGCAGAGCACCCCACCTCTCTACGGCTGGGGAGCTATCGATTTCGACAGACACCATAATGCCTGCATCATGGTATGGTCCTCCAGCCAGTCATACTCGGTGCTGGTGGCCACTCTTTCCTTCTGGCTGCCTGTGGCCATCATGCTTGGCTGCTACTGGATGGTGTTTAGGGCAGCCCGGCGGCAGAATGCTTTGGTGCACCCTGTTCAAACGAACCACCCTCCAGACTCAGGCTCCAGTCCCCACAGGCAGCTACAGCAGCTCCAACAAGAAGGCTCTTTCTCAGCCACGAATCCTGCCAGGAACAGGCACCGTCGCTTTCACTACCACTGTAAGGCAGCAAGGGTGGTTTTCGTCATCATGGCCTCCTATGTGCTCAGCATGGGTCCGTACAGTGTTTTGAGCACCATTTCCATAAGTTCCCGCACTGCTGTGCCACCATGGTTGGCCTCACTGGCCCTTGTCCTCTTTTTCCTGCAGTGCTGCCTGCACCCTTACATCTACGGCTACATGCACCGCAGCGTGCGTAAGGAGTTCTTGGCGCTGCTCTGCGGGCCACGATGCGGACAGACACGTCCAGGGCGAGGTTCAGCTGTGGACAGCTGCTTCACAGTGACCGATGGACGGTCAGCACAAATGCATATCCCTAGCCACATGACCCGCATATGTTCCCTCCAGACTTGGGAGGAAGGAACGACATCATCCTCACCTGTAGCCCGGATATCAAGGGAGAGCCAGAAAGAGACAACGTCTGTGAGCCTGACCTCAGGCAGGGAGCTTACTCTGCAAAGCACCAAGTGA